A single genomic interval of Parvularcula marina harbors:
- a CDS encoding M1 family metallopeptidase yields the protein MRLIFGLAAVAALGGVASAQTFTGTGSGARAFEQLDDKLPTPNVFRAATGEPGPAYWQQQADYVIDVSLDEDRKRITGSETILYTNNSPHTLRYLWVQLDQNRFAEGSLARMSETSATSGSRRSGGSSSDRLAYGTLARQNALKDGDHGFKIEAVLDRRGRELDHTIVDTHMRIDLPEPLRSGDTFELDIDWTFNIIDESVVGGRGGYECFPTGEAPDNQDKDCIYFLAQWFPRMTAFSDYEGWHNKAFLGRGEFTLEFGNYDVSITVPADHIVASTGELQNPNDVLTAEQRDRLEDAKDSSNPVFIVTPEEAAENEKEGTDNRRTWRFKADNVRDFAWSSSRKFIWDAQGFEQEWENAEYQSVMAMSFYPNEAEPIWSKYSTESVIHTMEVYSKFSFPYPYPTAISVNAWERGGMEYPMITFNGYRPNTEDAPDGEITYSRGIKYGLIGVIIHEIGHIYFPMTVNSDERQWTWMDEGLNTFLEYVAELEWEEKYPAFGGEVNLLDYITGYMTSTNQVPIMTQSDSILQFGPNAYSKPAASLVVLRETVLGRELFDAAFREYSRRWAFKRPTPADFFRSMEETSGVDLDWFFRGWYYTTDHVDIAIADIREYRISTQDPDIESEFEREEHSEAYPEPLAVKRNREEGIRTRLQRRRNQLSDFYTEQDRFEPTNKDRNDYKKFLEGLDTAERAIFDRAQEEDPFVYFMDFRNVGGLVMPIPLLITYEGGEEEFMMIPAEIWRRDAEGVTKLFITDKAIASVQIDPYHEIADADKNNNSFPPKISRSRFDLYRSSGSSNNQMANALVELDEGEKGEAAEGEDVPLTDEPREEDQPAATENEDDGDDGEDEAEENDDEDDASDDDR from the coding sequence ATGCGTTTGATCTTCGGGCTGGCCGCTGTTGCGGCCTTGGGTGGTGTTGCGTCCGCGCAGACTTTCACAGGAACAGGGTCCGGAGCGCGCGCCTTCGAACAGCTCGATGACAAGCTGCCCACGCCGAATGTCTTTCGGGCCGCAACCGGTGAGCCGGGGCCTGCCTATTGGCAGCAGCAGGCCGACTACGTCATCGACGTCTCCCTTGATGAAGACAGGAAGCGCATTACCGGGTCGGAGACGATCCTCTACACCAACAATTCTCCGCATACGCTCCGCTACCTCTGGGTCCAGCTTGACCAGAACCGGTTTGCCGAGGGCTCCTTGGCCCGGATGTCTGAGACATCTGCGACCAGCGGCTCGCGCCGTTCCGGCGGCAGCAGTTCGGACCGTCTCGCCTATGGCACGCTGGCTCGGCAGAACGCGCTGAAAGATGGCGATCACGGCTTCAAGATCGAAGCCGTTCTTGATCGGCGGGGCCGGGAGCTCGATCACACGATCGTCGATACGCATATGCGGATCGACCTGCCCGAACCACTGCGTTCCGGCGATACGTTCGAACTCGACATCGACTGGACATTCAACATCATCGACGAGAGCGTCGTTGGCGGCCGCGGCGGCTATGAGTGCTTCCCCACAGGTGAAGCGCCGGATAATCAGGACAAGGATTGCATCTACTTCCTTGCGCAGTGGTTCCCGCGCATGACTGCCTTCTCGGACTATGAGGGCTGGCACAATAAGGCTTTCCTCGGCCGGGGTGAGTTCACGCTCGAATTTGGCAATTACGATGTCTCGATCACGGTGCCTGCGGACCATATCGTCGCCTCGACCGGTGAGCTTCAGAACCCCAATGATGTTCTGACGGCAGAACAACGCGACCGTCTCGAAGATGCAAAAGACTCGAGCAATCCGGTCTTCATCGTGACCCCGGAAGAAGCGGCGGAGAACGAAAAAGAGGGTACGGATAATCGCCGCACATGGCGGTTCAAGGCAGACAATGTCCGTGACTTTGCCTGGTCCTCCTCGCGCAAATTCATCTGGGATGCGCAAGGATTTGAGCAGGAATGGGAGAATGCTGAGTATCAGTCAGTGATGGCGATGTCATTCTATCCGAATGAGGCCGAGCCGATCTGGTCGAAATACTCGACAGAGAGTGTCATCCACACGATGGAAGTCTACTCGAAATTCTCTTTCCCATATCCGTATCCGACAGCGATCTCCGTGAATGCGTGGGAGCGCGGCGGGATGGAATACCCGATGATTACATTCAACGGGTACCGGCCGAATACGGAAGATGCGCCCGATGGTGAGATCACCTATTCACGCGGCATCAAATATGGGTTGATCGGCGTTATCATTCACGAGATCGGCCACATCTATTTCCCGATGACGGTGAACTCAGATGAGCGCCAATGGACCTGGATGGATGAGGGGCTTAACACTTTCCTTGAATATGTTGCTGAACTGGAATGGGAAGAAAAATATCCTGCCTTCGGCGGCGAAGTGAATCTTCTCGACTACATTACGGGTTATATGACGAGCACGAACCAGGTGCCGATCATGACCCAGTCGGATTCGATTCTTCAATTCGGTCCGAACGCCTATTCCAAACCTGCAGCTTCACTTGTTGTCTTGCGGGAGACAGTCCTAGGCCGAGAGCTGTTTGATGCGGCGTTCCGGGAGTATTCCCGTCGCTGGGCCTTCAAACGTCCGACCCCGGCAGATTTCTTCCGCTCCATGGAAGAGACCAGCGGCGTCGATCTCGATTGGTTCTTCCGCGGCTGGTACTACACGACGGATCACGTTGACATCGCAATCGCCGATATTCGTGAGTACCGGATTTCAACGCAGGATCCTGATATCGAATCCGAATTCGAGCGTGAGGAGCATTCAGAAGCTTACCCCGAGCCGCTGGCCGTGAAACGCAACAGGGAAGAGGGGATCCGCACCCGTCTTCAGCGTCGTCGCAATCAGCTCTCTGATTTCTATACAGAACAGGACCGGTTCGAGCCGACCAACAAGGATCGCAACGACTATAAGAAATTCCTTGAAGGTCTTGATACGGCCGAACGCGCGATCTTTGACCGGGCGCAGGAAGAAGATCCCTTTGTCTATTTCATGGACTTCCGAAATGTCGGTGGCCTTGTCATGCCGATCCCGCTGCTCATCACCTATGAGGGCGGCGAAGAGGAATTCATGATGATCCCGGCCGAAATCTGGCGCCGTGATGCCGAGGGGGTGACGAAGCTCTTCATCACCGATAAGGCCATCGCGTCGGTTCAGATCGATCCCTATCATGAAATTGCGGATGCGGATAAAAACAACAACAGTTTCCCGCCGAAGATCAGCCGCTCACGTTTCGATCTTTATCGCTCATCGGGCTCCTCGAATAACCAGATGGCAAATGCGCTGGTTGAACTTGATGAGGGCGAAAAAGGTGAAGCAGCTGAAGGGGAGGATGTTCCCCTGACGGATGAGCCGCGAGAAGAGGATCAGCCTGCCGCCACCGAGAATGAAGATGACGGAGACGACGGCGAGGATGAGGCAGAAGAGAATGATGATGAAGACGATGCGTCTGACGACGACCGCTGA